One Peptostreptococcus equinus genomic window carries:
- a CDS encoding cobyrinate a,c-diamide synthase, with the protein MKKIIIAGTNSGVGKTTISLGLMKALMNRNKKVQAFKVGPDYIDPSYHRYVTGNYSRNLDTHMLDSEQIKYVFTNAVKDKDISVIEGVMGLYDGTGSDIHNGSTASLAKILKAPVILIINGKSISASAAAMVLGYKHLDKDVDLVGVIVNNVKTEKHYNTIKSSIEKYCNVEVLGYLPPDDSLKFGSRHLGLLPTSDDIDLDEKIEKISQMLEKYVDIDRIVELSESETISSSFEMDMFLEDPEVRELSEGKKIAIAYDEAFNFYYQDNIELFRKLGADIVYFSPMHDNYVPAADLVYIGGGYPEVYAKELEKNVSMRKSLKEYHEAGNAIYAECGGLMYLGDYYEDSEGEKFDMVGAISGHSRMTNRLVHFGYCIATSKEDNLIAYKNQQICGHKFHYSEFISDLEPAFVMEKYSDGKVIDTWESGYYEKNTLATYLHIHFYNNLSIICYLLSGANKRI; encoded by the coding sequence ATGAAGAAAATTATAATAGCAGGGACAAACAGTGGTGTAGGAAAAACTACTATAAGTTTGGGTCTGATGAAAGCATTAATGAATAGGAATAAAAAGGTTCAAGCCTTTAAAGTAGGACCGGATTATATAGATCCTAGCTATCATAGATATGTAACGGGAAATTATTCTAGAAATCTTGATACTCATATGTTGGATTCAGAGCAGATAAAATATGTATTTACAAATGCTGTTAAAGATAAAGATATATCTGTAATTGAAGGTGTAATGGGATTATATGATGGAACTGGCTCAGACATACACAACGGATCTACAGCCTCACTGGCTAAAATACTAAAAGCTCCAGTGATTTTAATAATAAATGGAAAGTCTATATCTGCTTCTGCTGCGGCTATGGTATTAGGATATAAACATCTAGATAAGGATGTAGATTTAGTAGGTGTTATAGTTAATAACGTAAAAACAGAAAAACACTATAATACAATAAAATCGTCTATAGAAAAATATTGTAATGTAGAAGTGTTGGGTTACTTGCCACCAGATGACTCCTTGAAATTTGGATCAAGACATCTTGGCTTATTACCTACTAGTGATGATATAGATTTAGATGAAAAAATAGAAAAAATATCTCAAATGCTTGAAAAATACGTAGATATAGATAGAATTGTAGAGTTATCAGAAAGTGAGACCATTAGTTCATCATTTGAAATGGATATGTTTCTAGAAGATCCAGAAGTAAGAGAGTTATCAGAAGGGAAAAAAATAGCTATAGCTTATGACGAAGCTTTTAATTTTTACTATCAGGACAATATAGAACTATTTAGAAAACTTGGAGCAGATATAGTATATTTTTCACCAATGCATGATAATTATGTTCCTGCGGCAGATTTAGTTTATATTGGTGGAGGATATCCAGAAGTTTATGCTAAAGAATTAGAAAAAAATGTATCCATGAGGAAAAGTTTGAAAGAATACCATGAAGCAGGGAATGCAATTTATGCAGAATGTGGTGGTCTTATGTATCTGGGTGATTATTATGAAGACTCAGAAGGTGAAAAGTTTGATATGGTTGGAGCAATATCTGGTCATAGTCGTATGACAAATAGATTAGTACATTTTGGATATTGTATAGCAACATCAAAAGAAGATAATTTAATAGCATATAAAAATCAACAGATTTGTGGACATAAATTCCATTATTCAGAGTTTATATCAGATTTAGAGCCAGCATTTGTAATGGAAAAATATTCAGATGGAAAGGTGATAGATACTTGGGAAAGTGGATATTATGAAAAAAATACATTAGCTACTTACTTACACATACATTTTTATAATAATCTAAGTATAATTTGCTATTTATTAAGCGGTGCCAATAAGAGGATATAA
- a CDS encoding cobalt-precorrin-4 methyltransferase: MEKIYFVGAGPGDEELISLKGYRLLKRADIVIFAGSLVNPKLLDYCKEDCQIYDSSVLYLEEIIEIMRDGAKKDKIVVRLQTGDVSIYGSIREQAEELKKIGIDYESVAGISSFLGAAASLGIEYTVPEISQSLIITRLEGRTPVPKLEKLELLAEHKTSMAIFLSVQNIEKVVEKLLEGAYEENTPIAVVYKATWEDEKIVMGTLNDITQKVKNSEISKTALILVGDFLGDKYNYSKLYSKYFSHEYRDAIYNRNK, from the coding sequence ATGGAAAAAATATATTTTGTAGGAGCTGGACCTGGTGATGAAGAATTAATTAGTCTAAAGGGGTATAGGTTGCTTAAGAGAGCAGATATAGTAATTTTTGCAGGATCCTTAGTTAATCCCAAATTATTAGATTATTGTAAAGAAGATTGTCAAATTTATGATAGTTCTGTATTATATTTAGAAGAAATTATTGAGATTATGAGAGATGGTGCAAAGAAAGACAAAATAGTTGTCAGACTACAGACTGGAGATGTTTCGATATATGGCTCAATTAGAGAACAGGCAGAAGAATTAAAAAAAATTGGAATAGATTATGAATCTGTAGCAGGAATTAGTTCCTTTTTAGGAGCTGCGGCATCACTAGGAATTGAATATACTGTTCCAGAGATTTCTCAGTCGCTAATTATTACTAGATTAGAGGGCAGGACTCCCGTACCTAAGCTTGAAAAGTTGGAATTATTAGCCGAACATAAGACATCAATGGCTATCTTTCTATCAGTACAAAATATAGAAAAAGTAGTAGAAAAATTATTAGAAGGAGCCTATGAAGAAAATACACCAATAGCTGTTGTTTATAAAGCTACATGGGAAGATGAAAAAATAGTAATGGGTACTTTAAATGATATTACTCAGAAAGTAAAAAACTCCGAAATTTCAAAGACAGCTTTAATATTAGTGGGAGATTTTTTGGGAGATAAATACAACTATTCAAAATTATATTCAAAATATTTTTCTCATGAATATAGGGATGCTATATATAATAGAAATAAATAA
- a CDS encoding cobalt-precorrin 5A hydrolase, with protein MLARIIYLTDQSKSMAKIIKEKCRNKISIFFSDVEFEIIDYKTFKSSDKKYFLESDFLLFIMASGIVVRSIANLLDNKLSDPAILVMDEKANNIISLLSGHIGGANYLCRKISHIMGSNPVITTSTDVNSKGAFDSIIRNLNADIDKINKDENFRDLSLQINSLLLKSEQIDLLIDREYYDILIKIDKNIFNGFNLIESLESSTSKILLYISESYNSKEKLESYIVKNKNKNVDNISEKILYIVPRLNVLGVGCRKNKESADFENILISYLKEMDINPNSISYIGSIDIKSREKCIIDFSKKYNIEKKFFTKEQISSVDYKYEKSDFVKNTVGVYSVAQPVCDLLSNSNIIGNNIKTNGVSFCLGRIK; from the coding sequence ATGCTTGCAAGAATTATATATTTGACAGACCAGTCAAAATCTATGGCAAAAATAATAAAAGAAAAATGTCGAAATAAAATAAGTATATTCTTTTCTGATGTGGAATTTGAGATCATAGATTACAAAACTTTTAAATCTAGTGATAAGAAATATTTTTTAGAGTCTGATTTTCTGCTTTTTATAATGGCAAGTGGTATAGTAGTAAGGTCAATTGCAAATCTATTAGATAATAAATTAAGTGATCCAGCTATATTAGTAATGGATGAAAAAGCTAATAATATAATTTCTTTGCTCAGTGGTCATATAGGTGGAGCGAATTATCTTTGTAGAAAAATTTCTCATATAATGGGATCCAATCCTGTAATTACTACATCTACAGATGTTAATTCAAAGGGAGCTTTTGATTCAATTATAAGAAATTTAAATGCAGATATAGATAAAATAAATAAAGATGAGAATTTTAGAGATTTATCATTACAGATAAACTCCTTACTATTAAAATCAGAGCAAATTGATTTATTAATAGATAGAGAATATTATGATATACTAATTAAAATAGATAAAAATATTTTTAATGGATTTAATTTGATAGAATCACTAGAATCATCTACATCGAAAATATTATTATATATTAGTGAATCTTATAATAGCAAAGAAAAATTAGAGTCATATATAGTTAAAAACAAGAATAAAAATGTTGATAACATTAGTGAGAAAATTTTATATATAGTACCAAGGTTAAATGTACTAGGTGTAGGTTGCAGAAAAAATAAGGAATCAGCAGATTTTGAAAATATTTTGATTTCATATTTAAAAGAAATGGATATAAATCCCAATTCTATTTCATATATAGGAAGTATAGACATTAAAAGTAGAGAAAAATGTATAATAGATTTTTCTAAAAAGTATAATATAGAAAAAAAATTTTTTACTAAAGAGCAAATTTCTAGCGTCGATTATAAATATGAAAAATCAGATTTTGTTAAGAATACAGTTGGCGTATATTCTGTTGCCCAACCAGTATGCGATTTACTAAGTAATTCAAATATTATTGGAAATAATATAAAGACAAATGGAGTAAGTTTTTGTTTGGGCAGAATTAAATAG
- the cobK gene encoding precorrin-6A reductase: MILVLGGTSDSLKICDKLNSIGINDFVLSVATDFGRELAQTHADEIINGRMDKNEMVEFIKLNEVRQIIDATHPYAVEVSMNAMEACLETDIKYIRFERKSLLDEVMYPGEYIVDTIEEACEMVLNNKEWQNVFLATGSKNLATYVKKLKGKNLSARVLPTSEVMKVCESLGLNADNIIALKGPFNKDINMALLKHAKVDVVITKESGFAGGFTDKLDACIELGVPIIIIRRKMINYQKMVHDISEIEESLIFG, from the coding sequence ATGATATTAGTTTTAGGTGGTACATCAGATAGTTTAAAAATATGTGATAAATTAAATTCTATAGGTATAAATGATTTTGTACTTTCTGTAGCAACAGATTTTGGACGAGAATTAGCTCAAACTCATGCAGATGAAATTATAAATGGACGTATGGATAAAAATGAAATGGTAGAATTTATAAAATTAAATGAAGTGAGGCAAATAATAGATGCCACACATCCATATGCAGTAGAAGTATCAATGAATGCAATGGAAGCCTGTTTGGAAACGGATATAAAATATATTAGATTTGAAAGAAAGTCGCTTCTTGATGAAGTTATGTATCCAGGCGAATATATAGTAGATACTATTGAAGAAGCATGTGAAATGGTATTGAATAATAAGGAATGGCAGAATGTATTTTTGGCAACTGGAAGCAAAAATCTTGCTACTTATGTAAAAAAATTAAAGGGGAAAAACTTAAGTGCTAGAGTACTTCCGACTAGCGAGGTAATGAAAGTCTGTGAATCTTTGGGACTAAATGCAGATAATATTATAGCATTAAAAGGACCTTTTAATAAGGATATAAATATGGCTTTATTAAAACATGCAAAAGTAGACGTTGTGATAACAAAGGAAAGTGGATTTGCGGGTGGATTTACTGATAAATTAGATGCTTGTATAGAACTTGGAGTGCCAATAATAATTATTAGAAGAAAGATGATAAATTATCAAAAAATGGTACATGATATATCAGAAATAGAAGAAAGCTTAATATTTGGTTAA
- a CDS encoding aminotransferase class I/II-fold pyridoxal phosphate-dependent enzyme, which produces MHGADIESLKRKYNINREILDFSSNINPKMPTNIEKIVKKSIYSLQVYPDIDYIELRESLGQYLRSQVANCDENNFTYKNIMVGNGATELIFLTMKLMKGRLAIVSPSFGEYSRSAMLSDLDYDEITYEKLIIELQKNTNIYNNIYICNPNNPDGKLREMTELINLGKKNNINIFVDETFMEFSIKYKSHTAMNYNYKNIYVIKAITKFFGMPGLRLGYLWTRDIKFIEEINYIKEPWTVNSFAEEITKEIIKDKDFVKCTREYYYDERIFMYINLSKIKNIEVYESEAAFFLIRIKNYITSDRLKEKMLLDYGILIRDASNFKYLDSKYFRVAIKDREKNISLIKALIDIFN; this is translated from the coding sequence ATGCACGGAGCAGATATAGAAAGTCTGAAAAGAAAATATAATATAAATAGAGAAATTTTAGATTTTAGCTCAAATATAAATCCTAAAATGCCAACTAATATTGAAAAGATTGTAAAAAAATCTATTTATAGTCTACAAGTTTATCCAGACATAGATTATATAGAATTGAGAGAGTCTTTAGGACAATATTTGAGGTCTCAGGTAGCAAATTGTGATGAGAATAATTTTACATATAAAAATATAATGGTTGGAAATGGAGCTACAGAGCTAATATTTTTGACCATGAAGCTTATGAAAGGACGACTTGCTATTGTCAGTCCGAGTTTTGGTGAATACAGTAGATCTGCAATGCTAAGTGACCTAGACTATGATGAAATAACTTATGAGAAACTTATTATAGAATTACAAAAAAATACAAACATATACAATAATATATATATTTGTAATCCAAATAATCCAGATGGGAAGCTTAGAGAGATGACTGAGCTGATAAATCTAGGGAAGAAAAATAACATAAACATTTTTGTCGATGAGACTTTTATGGAATTTTCAATCAAGTATAAATCTCATACAGCGATGAATTATAATTATAAAAATATATACGTAATAAAAGCAATCACTAAGTTTTTTGGGATGCCTGGACTGAGGTTAGGATACTTATGGACTAGAGATATAAAATTCATAGAAGAAATAAATTATATAAAAGAGCCATGGACTGTAAATTCTTTTGCAGAGGAAATTACAAAAGAAATAATAAAAGATAAAGATTTCGTTAAATGTACAAGAGAATATTATTATGATGAGAGAATATTTATGTATATAAACTTATCAAAAATAAAGAATATAGAGGTATATGAGTCAGAAGCTGCTTTTTTCCTAATTAGAATAAAAAATTATATTACTTCGGATCGCCTAAAAGAAAAAATGCTTTTGGATTATGGTATATTAATAAGGGATGCAAGTAATTTTAAGTATCTTGACTCTAAGTACTTCAGGGTAGCAATAAAGGACAGAGAAAAAAATATTAGCTTAATAAAAGCATTGATAGATATATTTAATTAG
- the cobJ gene encoding precorrin-3B C(17)-methyltransferase — MIYVIGIGPGKLDHMTKEAIDCLRNSQVIIGYKTYINLIKDLIKDKEIIENGMRQEIDRCNMALEISSKGKSVALISGGDSGVYGMAGLIYELNSKRDKKERIKVVQGVTSCISAASSLGAPLMNDFCQISLSDLMTPWKQIEKRLELASQADFVICLYNPKSKGRPEHLSYAFKIMEKYKNSNTPVGIVKNAGRDNEEVYVMDFGRMNFDLCDMATMVIIGNKETYIDNGKIITPRGYKI; from the coding sequence ATGATATATGTAATAGGTATAGGTCCAGGAAAATTGGATCATATGACCAAAGAAGCCATAGACTGCTTAAGGAATAGTCAGGTAATAATAGGATATAAAACCTATATAAATCTAATTAAAGATTTAATAAAAGATAAGGAAATAATTGAAAATGGAATGAGGCAGGAAATAGATAGATGTAATATGGCCCTAGAAATATCATCCAAAGGTAAAAGTGTAGCCTTGATAAGTGGAGGAGATTCTGGAGTATACGGTATGGCTGGTTTAATTTATGAATTAAATTCCAAAAGAGATAAAAAGGAAAGAATAAAGGTAGTACAAGGGGTGACATCTTGTATATCAGCGGCTTCTAGTCTAGGAGCACCTTTAATGAATGATTTCTGTCAAATAAGTTTAAGTGATTTAATGACACCTTGGAAACAGATTGAAAAAAGATTAGAACTTGCATCACAGGCTGATTTTGTAATTTGTTTGTATAACCCAAAGAGTAAAGGAAGACCAGAACATCTTTCTTATGCATTTAAAATAATGGAAAAATATAAAAATTCCAATACACCAGTAGGTATAGTAAAAAATGCGGGCAGAGACAATGAAGAAGTATATGTAATGGACTTTGGGCGTATGAATTTTGATCTTTGTGATATGGCTACAATGGTAATAATAGGGAATAAAGAAACATATATAGATAATGGGAAGATAATAACTCCTAGGGGGTATAAGATATGA
- a CDS encoding cobalt-precorrin-8 methylmutase produces MEYIKDPGKIEEKSFEIIGREIKENRPKYNFKSDIEEKIIKRAIHTTADFDYLDILKISESAIENIVSALKNKATIYTDTTMAMSGINKRILDQLGCKYKCLISDSKTIALAKEKSMTRSMAAVEIIAEDKGPKILLFGNAPTAIYKAIELEEKGSLHVSAIIGVVVGFVGAAESKEQLANSKIDYIISQGRKGGSNLAAAIVNAILYHYFKR; encoded by the coding sequence GTGGAATACATAAAGGACCCAGGAAAAATAGAAGAGAAGAGCTTTGAAATTATAGGTAGAGAAATCAAAGAAAATAGACCTAAGTATAATTTCAAATCAGATATAGAAGAAAAAATAATAAAAAGAGCTATCCACACTACCGCAGACTTTGACTATTTAGATATTTTAAAAATATCTGAATCAGCTATAGAAAATATAGTGAGTGCTCTGAAAAACAAGGCAACTATATACACAGACACTACTATGGCTATGAGTGGAATCAATAAGAGAATACTAGATCAGTTAGGGTGTAAGTACAAATGCCTAATATCTGATTCAAAAACTATAGCACTAGCCAAGGAAAAATCTATGACAAGATCTATGGCTGCTGTAGAAATTATAGCAGAAGATAAGGGGCCAAAGATTTTACTATTTGGAAATGCACCAACGGCTATTTATAAGGCTATTGAACTGGAAGAAAAAGGTAGTTTACATGTAAGTGCAATAATAGGTGTGGTAGTTGGATTTGTAGGTGCAGCAGAATCAAAGGAACAATTAGCTAATTCAAAAATAGACTATATAATATCTCAAGGAAGAAAAGGTGGAAGCAACTTAGCAGCGGCTATAGTAAATGCTATTTTATATCATTATTTTAAAAGATAA
- the cbiD gene encoding cobalt-precorrin-5B (C(1))-methyltransferase CbiD — protein sequence MEKYIYVDGKKYRRGFTTGTCAAAASKAAAYILFTGKKIKKINVDTPKYKAISIEIENIDIEYFENKNIKSVNVGVIKDGGDDIDATHGMEICSKIEIIPISNLPKIRSKKQSNYLEITSSNGIGTVKAQGLSVECNRPAINPVPLKMIADSVQEIIEDLQIDIEKKLDKEKTFLITISAPRGEEIAKNTFNSNLGIEGGISIIGTTGIVEPMSDEGWKKALSLELYTKVKKGLDKIILVPGNIGYDAMVSKLKYSPDSIVKMSNFIGYMLMECKRLGFKKIYLAGHIGKLIKLSAGIMDSHNRIADARHEIMIANLALMGASLEILKEIEKCKTTDAMLKVIDKNNLHGVYEIIAQKAAERAWNYMRLDRKKQNIEIEIILFSMESDVLARSNYK from the coding sequence ATGGAAAAATATATTTATGTCGATGGGAAAAAATATAGAAGAGGTTTTACGACTGGAACTTGTGCAGCAGCGGCTTCAAAAGCGGCTGCTTATATACTATTTACGGGAAAAAAAATAAAAAAAATAAACGTAGATACACCCAAATATAAAGCCATTTCTATTGAAATAGAAAATATTGATATAGAATACTTTGAAAATAAAAATATAAAATCAGTCAATGTAGGTGTAATAAAAGATGGAGGGGATGATATAGATGCCACTCATGGTATGGAAATTTGTTCGAAAATTGAAATTATACCTATAAGTAATCTTCCAAAAATAAGATCAAAAAAGCAAAGTAATTATTTGGAAATTACTAGTTCAAATGGTATTGGTACAGTAAAAGCACAAGGTCTAAGTGTAGAGTGTAATAGACCGGCCATTAATCCAGTTCCGTTAAAGATGATTGCTGATAGCGTTCAAGAAATAATTGAAGATTTGCAAATAGATATAGAAAAAAAATTAGATAAAGAAAAAACTTTTTTAATTACTATATCAGCACCAAGAGGAGAAGAGATAGCAAAAAATACCTTTAATTCAAATTTGGGTATAGAAGGAGGTATTTCAATAATAGGTACCACTGGAATAGTAGAGCCAATGAGTGATGAAGGCTGGAAAAAAGCCCTATCTTTAGAGCTTTATACAAAAGTTAAAAAAGGATTAGACAAAATAATCTTGGTCCCAGGAAACATTGGATATGATGCTATGGTTTCAAAACTTAAGTATAGTCCAGATTCCATAGTAAAGATGAGTAATTTTATAGGATATATGCTAATGGAGTGTAAGAGGCTAGGATTCAAGAAAATATACTTAGCTGGTCATATTGGCAAGTTAATAAAGTTATCAGCAGGTATTATGGATAGCCATAATAGAATTGCTGATGCTAGGCATGAAATAATGATAGCAAATCTAGCGCTTATGGGTGCTAGTCTAGAAATATTAAAAGAGATCGAAAAATGTAAGACGACTGATGCTATGCTTAAAGTAATAGATAAAAATAATCTGCATGGAGTGTATGAAATAATAGCTCAAAAAGCAGCAGAAAGAGCTTGGAATTATATGAGACTGGATAGAAAAAAGCAAAATATAGAAATTGAAATAATATTGTTTTCTATGGAATCAGATGTACTGGCTAGATCAAATTATAAATAG
- the cbiB gene encoding adenosylcobinamide-phosphate synthase CbiB — protein MLNIVWIIFIAYIIDLIVGDPYWFPHPVIYMGKYIAFVERLARKNKSIDNRTNNKEHKSTKKIEFAVGIFICLSLIAITSVVTYIIIKIFEFSFFAKSIVSAVIIAITFSTRCLGKEANKVYKALKSNDIKKARLCLSYIVGRQTESLDEQEIIRATVETVAENSVDGTIAPMFYAFIGGPMMAMVYKAVNTMDSMLGYRNERYEFIGKVPAITDDIFNFIPARISIISIAISSIFLKLDWKSCFRISIRDRKKHKSPNCAYPEGAYAGAMNIELGGINIYFGEEVHKPTIGDNINRLDKENITMSIKILYISTFINFLLLSILTYVIYLLH, from the coding sequence ATGCTGAATATTGTATGGATTATATTTATCGCATATATAATCGATTTAATTGTAGGAGACCCATATTGGTTTCCTCATCCGGTAATATATATGGGGAAATATATAGCTTTTGTTGAAAGGCTAGCAAGAAAAAATAAAAGTATTGATAATAGAACGAATAATAAAGAACATAAAAGTACAAAGAAAATTGAATTTGCTGTAGGAATTTTTATTTGTTTGTCGTTGATTGCAATAACCAGTGTTGTTACATACATAATTATAAAAATATTTGAATTTAGCTTTTTTGCAAAATCAATAGTTTCAGCAGTAATTATAGCGATTACATTTTCGACAAGGTGCTTGGGAAAAGAAGCTAATAAAGTCTATAAAGCTTTAAAAAGTAATGATATAAAGAAAGCTAGATTATGTTTATCCTATATAGTGGGAAGGCAGACAGAAAGTCTCGATGAACAAGAAATTATTAGAGCAACAGTGGAGACAGTAGCAGAAAATTCTGTAGATGGAACGATAGCACCCATGTTTTATGCCTTTATAGGTGGTCCAATGATGGCTATGGTATATAAGGCTGTAAATACAATGGATTCTATGCTGGGATATAGAAATGAACGTTATGAATTTATTGGAAAAGTGCCAGCAATTACTGATGATATATTCAATTTTATACCAGCAAGAATTTCGATTATTTCAATAGCAATTTCAAGTATATTTTTAAAACTTGACTGGAAAAGTTGCTTTAGAATATCGATAAGAGATAGAAAAAAACATAAAAGTCCAAATTGTGCTTATCCAGAAGGGGCATATGCAGGAGCAATGAATATTGAGCTTGGTGGTATAAATATATACTTTGGAGAAGAAGTACATAAACCTACTATAGGTGATAATATAAATAGATTAGATAAAGAAAATATAACAATGAGTATAAAAATATTATACATTTCTACATTCATTAATTTTTTATTATTATCAATTTTAACATATGTAATATATTTATTGCATTAA
- a CDS encoding decarboxylating cobalt-precorrin-6B (C(15))-methyltransferase has product MKNSEFIIDRVPITKEEVRSINLSKLELEKAKIMVDIGSGTGSISVEAAYINPNLKVYSIEKNAKAFELTAKNIEKFALKNVEQIQNNAPCDLDKSDLNSRVDCIFMGGSGQNTKEIIKWSYDLLKIGGKFVANFILIENLIDTKNYLSECGFKDIEVSQVIISKLEKLGKGNFLKPENPIFIIEGKK; this is encoded by the coding sequence ATGAAAAATAGTGAATTTATAATAGATAGAGTTCCTATTACTAAAGAAGAGGTAAGATCTATCAATCTTAGTAAGTTGGAATTAGAAAAAGCAAAAATAATGGTAGATATTGGATCAGGTACAGGTTCAATAAGTGTTGAGGCGGCATACATAAACCCAAACTTAAAAGTTTATTCAATAGAAAAAAATGCTAAGGCTTTTGAATTAACTGCAAAAAATATAGAAAAATTTGCTTTAAAAAATGTAGAGCAAATTCAAAATAATGCACCTTGTGACCTGGATAAATCTGACTTAAATAGTAGAGTAGATTGCATATTTATGGGTGGAAGTGGGCAAAATACAAAGGAAATAATAAAGTGGTCATATGATTTGTTGAAGATAGGTGGAAAGTTTGTAGCCAATTTTATACTTATAGAGAATCTTATTGACACAAAAAATTATTTAAGTGAATGTGGTTTCAAAGATATTGAAGTTAGTCAGGTAATTATAAGTAAGTTAGAAAAATTGGGAAAAGGTAATTTTTTAAAACCAGAGAATCCAATTTTCATTATTGAAGGAAAAAAATAG
- the cbiE gene encoding precorrin-6y C5,15-methyltransferase (decarboxylating) subunit CbiE: MINVVGIGPGDYLYINDKVKNIIEESEIIIGAQRQIDIIDKNMDILDKEMYVFKSDLKTLKSYIKLNISKEICILASGDPSLYGIGNFIQREFLDISDINIIPGISVVQLMFSKIGQSMNDLYISSGHGREPDFNFIFLHSKVALLTDKKNSPAVISKAISSKSLNYKMYVGYNLSYEDEEILEGRHSDFEDIHKDKLAVVVLIKE; this comes from the coding sequence ATGATAAATGTAGTAGGAATAGGTCCTGGAGATTACCTTTATATAAATGATAAAGTAAAAAATATAATAGAAGAATCTGAGATTATTATAGGCGCTCAGAGACAAATTGATATCATTGATAAAAATATGGATATTTTAGACAAAGAAATGTATGTTTTTAAGTCTGATTTAAAGACCTTGAAGTCATATATAAAATTAAATATTAGTAAAGAAATATGTATACTTGCAAGTGGAGATCCAAGTCTTTACGGAATAGGAAACTTTATACAAAGAGAGTTTTTAGATATTTCCGATATAAATATTATACCAGGAATATCTGTAGTACAACTTATGTTTTCCAAAATTGGACAAAGTATGAATGATTTATATATATCTAGTGGGCATGGTAGAGAGCCAGACTTTAATTTTATTTTTTTACATTCAAAGGTGGCCTTATTGACTGATAAGAAAAATAGTCCAGCAGTCATTTCAAAGGCCATAAGTTCTAAGAGCTTGAATTATAAAATGTATGTTGGTTATAACTTATCATATGAAGATGAAGAAATATTAGAAGGAAGGCATAGTGATTTTGAAGATATTCATAAAGATAAATTGGCTGTGGTAGTACTTATAAAGGAATAA